Proteins from one Clostridium cellulovorans 743B genomic window:
- a CDS encoding VIT1/CCC1 transporter family protein — protein sequence MVDDKLINTLKQLQTIEITEKLTYLKIAKYIKDDANKDTLLKIAEEEQKHYDIWKKYSGADVSASKLRVFVYSCMAKFFGFTFAIKLMEKWLNNKNLYEGKTQELLLKEVPEAVAIFKDEQEHEKDLINLLDEERLQYVGSMVLGLNDALVEFTGSLAGYTFAMQSNKLISMAGLITGISASLSMASSEFLSSRSEEDKSSMKAAAYTGIAYLITVILLIAPYLMLPEKMYTLALGIMLVVVVLIIAAFNYYISVAKDLSFKKQFREMAGISLSVAAVSFVIGLLVRKFLGVDI from the coding sequence ATGGTTGATGATAAATTAATAAATACCTTAAAGCAGCTACAAACCATTGAAATAACTGAGAAATTGACTTATTTAAAAATTGCTAAGTATATTAAGGACGATGCAAATAAAGATACTTTGCTGAAGATCGCTGAAGAAGAACAAAAGCATTATGACATATGGAAGAAATATTCTGGTGCTGATGTATCCGCTTCAAAACTGAGAGTATTCGTGTATTCTTGTATGGCTAAATTCTTCGGATTCACCTTTGCTATTAAATTAATGGAAAAGTGGTTAAATAACAAAAACTTATATGAAGGCAAAACTCAGGAGCTGTTACTTAAGGAAGTGCCAGAAGCTGTTGCTATATTTAAGGATGAGCAGGAGCATGAAAAGGACTTGATAAATTTGTTGGATGAAGAACGACTTCAATACGTTGGCTCTATGGTTCTTGGATTAAACGATGCCTTGGTCGAGTTCACAGGTAGCTTGGCTGGATATACTTTTGCTATGCAAAGCAACAAACTGATATCTATGGCAGGGCTTATCACAGGAATTTCAGCGTCCTTGTCTATGGCTTCTTCAGAATTTTTATCCTCTCGTTCAGAAGAAGATAAAAGTTCCATGAAAGCTGCTGCCTATACTGGTATAGCTTATTTAATCACCGTTATTTTATTAATAGCACCATACCTGATGCTACCAGAAAAAATGTATACTTTAGCTCTTGGGATTATGCTAGTAGTGGTGGTATTAATTATTGCTGCTTTTAACTACTATATCTCTGTTGCAAAGGATCTTTCCTTTAAGAAGCAGTTTCGAGAAATGGCAGGGATTAGTTTATCTGTGGCAGCGGTGTCCTTTGTTATAGGGTTATTGGTTAGAAAATTCTTAGGGGTGGATATTTAG
- a CDS encoding manganese efflux pump MntP family protein, with product MSLLELFIIAVGLSMDAFAVAICKGLSMKKINIKKAGIVGLYFGAFQGGMPLIGYFLGVQFQDKITSVDHWIAFILLAIIGINMIKESRNSSCEVAVDTVADVNTDNSLSFKNMFVLAVATSIDALAVGITFAFLNVNIIPAVSFIGIVTFTLSMIGVRIGSVFGEKFKSRAEFAGGFILIIMGLKILLNHAGIINF from the coding sequence ATGAGTTTACTTGAATTATTTATTATTGCAGTTGGCTTATCAATGGATGCATTTGCAGTAGCCATTTGCAAAGGATTGTCTATGAAAAAGATTAATATTAAAAAGGCTGGAATTGTAGGTCTTTATTTTGGAGCATTTCAAGGTGGTATGCCTTTAATTGGCTACTTCCTAGGAGTACAGTTTCAAGACAAAATCACTTCTGTTGACCACTGGATAGCTTTTATACTGCTTGCAATCATAGGCATAAACATGATTAAAGAATCTCGAAACAGCAGCTGTGAAGTTGCAGTTGACACTGTTGCTGATGTGAATACAGACAATTCTCTTAGCTTTAAAAATATGTTTGTATTAGCAGTTGCAACTAGTATTGATGCATTGGCAGTAGGCATAACCTTTGCATTTCTTAATGTAAATATTATTCCTGCAGTTTCTTTTATTGGCATTGTTACCTTTACATTATCGATGATAGGTGTAAGAATAGGGAGTGTTTTTGGCGAAAAATTCAAGTCTAGAGCAGAATTTGCAGGTGGGTTTATTTTAATTATCATGGGTCTTAAGATTTTACTTAATCATGCTGGTATTATTAATTTTTAA